One Staphylococcus ratti DNA segment encodes these proteins:
- the tkt gene encoding transketolase: MFGQKDTHAVNTLRALSIDAIEKANSGHPGLPMGAAPMAYTLWTQHLNFNPNSDTYFNRDRFVLSAGHGSALLYSLLHVSGGLELEELKQFRQWDSKTPGHPEYHHTKGVEITTGPLGQGFAMSVGMAMAEKHLAAKFNQDDIALVDHYTYVLASDGDLMEGISHEAASLAGHLKLDKLITLYDSNDISLDGETNKSFSEDIKQRFEAYGWNHILVKDGNDLEAIHKAIEEAKSQKGPTIIEVKTIIGYGSPNKSNSHSSHGAPLGEEERELTFKNYKLDASKSFQVDDSVYEIFNETMIQRADAHEAQWKKDLEAYTEKYPELAKEFKTAIAGELPEGYEKDLPRFELGHKAASRADSGEIIQALGKAVPSFFGGSADLASSNKSNVKEAGDFSAEDGAGKNVWFGVREFAMAAAVNGMAAHGGLHPYGATFFVFSDYLKPALRLSSIMGLRSTFIFTHDSIAVGEDGPTHEPIEQLAGLRAIPNLNVIRPADGNETRVAWKVALEANGTPTALVLTRQGLPVLDVEETQLEEGVRKGAYVVYETEAAPEYVLLATGSEVSLVIDVAKDLEQRGKGVRVVSMPNWNAFEQQPKAYQDEVLLPSVTKRVAVEMGATLGWHKYVGMNGLVIGIDRYGASAPGDLVVEKYGFTKENILSQIESL; the protein is encoded by the coding sequence ATGTTTGGACAAAAAGATACACACGCAGTAAATACTTTACGTGCGCTTAGCATCGATGCAATTGAAAAGGCGAATTCAGGGCATCCTGGGTTGCCAATGGGTGCAGCGCCAATGGCTTACACACTTTGGACACAACATTTAAATTTTAACCCTAATTCTGACACGTATTTTAACCGCGACCGATTTGTACTTTCGGCTGGACACGGTTCAGCACTGTTATACAGCTTACTTCATGTATCTGGTGGATTAGAATTGGAAGAGCTTAAGCAATTTAGACAGTGGGATTCAAAAACACCAGGTCACCCTGAATATCACCACACAAAAGGTGTAGAAATTACTACTGGGCCACTTGGACAAGGTTTTGCGATGTCTGTTGGTATGGCAATGGCGGAAAAACATCTTGCTGCAAAATTCAACCAAGATGACATCGCTCTTGTAGATCACTACACGTACGTGTTAGCTTCAGATGGAGACCTTATGGAAGGTATTTCGCATGAAGCGGCTTCATTAGCAGGACATTTAAAATTAGACAAATTAATTACTTTATATGATTCAAACGATATTTCTTTAGATGGAGAAACGAACAAATCATTTTCTGAAGATATTAAACAACGCTTTGAAGCGTACGGTTGGAACCATATTCTTGTTAAAGATGGCAACGATTTGGAAGCTATCCATAAAGCTATCGAAGAAGCAAAATCTCAAAAAGGACCAACAATTATTGAAGTTAAGACAATTATTGGTTACGGTTCGCCAAATAAATCTAACAGTCATAGCTCACATGGTGCACCTTTAGGTGAAGAAGAGCGTGAACTAACATTTAAAAATTATAAGTTAGATGCATCTAAATCATTCCAAGTGGATGATAGCGTGTATGAAATTTTTAATGAAACAATGATCCAACGTGCAGATGCACATGAGGCACAATGGAAAAAAGATTTAGAAGCTTATACGGAAAAATATCCTGAATTAGCTAAAGAATTCAAAACAGCGATTGCTGGAGAATTGCCAGAAGGTTATGAAAAAGATCTGCCGCGCTTTGAATTAGGGCATAAAGCAGCGTCACGCGCTGATTCTGGTGAAATTATTCAAGCGTTAGGAAAAGCAGTTCCTTCTTTCTTCGGAGGTTCAGCAGACTTAGCTTCATCAAATAAATCAAATGTAAAAGAAGCAGGAGATTTCTCTGCCGAAGATGGTGCGGGTAAAAACGTATGGTTTGGTGTTCGTGAATTTGCAATGGCTGCTGCAGTAAATGGTATGGCAGCGCACGGCGGATTACATCCATATGGCGCAACATTCTTCGTATTTAGTGACTACTTAAAACCAGCATTAAGACTTTCATCTATCATGGGCTTACGTTCGACGTTTATTTTTACGCATGATTCTATTGCGGTCGGGGAAGATGGGCCAACACATGAACCAATTGAGCAATTAGCAGGTTTACGTGCGATTCCTAACCTTAATGTTATTCGACCGGCTGATGGTAATGAAACGCGTGTAGCTTGGAAAGTTGCTTTAGAAGCAAATGGCACACCAACAGCACTTGTTTTAACACGTCAAGGTTTACCGGTATTAGATGTAGAAGAAACACAACTTGAAGAAGGTGTACGTAAAGGGGCTTACGTAGTATATGAAACGGAAGCAGCGCCTGAGTATGTATTACTAGCAACAGGATCTGAAGTGAGTTTAGTCATTGATGTAGCTAAAGACTTAGAACAAAGAGGCAAAGGGGTGCGTGTTGTATCAATGCCGAATTGGAATGCATTCGAACAACAACCAAAAGCATATCAAGACGAGGTGTTATTACCGAGCGTGACAAAACGTGTAGCAGTTGAGATGGGCGCTACGTTAGGTTGGCACAAATATGTAGGTATGAATGGACTTGTTATTGGTA
- a CDS encoding DUF896 domain-containing protein — MLSQDKLKRINELAKKKKNEGLTKEEAKEQSQLRSEYLASFRNSFKEQIEHTKVIDPEGNDVTPDKLKDIQKKNRTRD; from the coding sequence ATGCTTAGTCAAGATAAATTAAAACGCATAAATGAACTTGCAAAGAAAAAGAAAAATGAAGGTTTAACAAAAGAGGAAGCGAAAGAGCAATCACAATTGAGAAGTGAGTATCTTGCATCATTTCGCAACAGTTTTAAAGAACAAATCGAACATACAAAAGTCATTGACCCTGAAGGAAATGATGTTACACCTGACAAACTAAAAGATATACAAAAGAAGAATCGAACACGCGACTAG
- the sosA gene encoding DNA damage-induced cell division inhibitor SosA translates to MIKAKLNEIYLYVSVFIISIIIFFVFFIMASHDAHTEQTYEMTDHQINTNQTEHMQKYEQKAKEQQSVLAFSVR, encoded by the coding sequence ATGATCAAAGCTAAATTAAATGAAATATATTTGTATGTATCTGTGTTTATCATTTCAATAATCATATTTTTTGTGTTTTTCATAATGGCAAGCCATGATGCGCATACAGAACAAACGTACGAAATGACTGACCATCAAATTAATACAAATCAAACAGAGCACATGCAAAAATACGAACAAAAAGCAAAGGAACAACAAAGTGTGCTTGCCTTTAGTGTTCGCTAA
- the lexA gene encoding transcriptional repressor LexA → MRELTKRQEEIFEFIKQIVQTKGYPPSVREIGEAVGLASSSTVHGHLSRLEEKGYIRRDPTKPRAIEIVSELMGEPVNMEETIYVPVIGKVTAGTPITAVENVEEYYPLPEHFTSTHNGQIFILNVVGDSMIEAGILDGDKVIVRSQSIAENGDIIVAMTEDDEATVKRFYKEKNRYRLQPENSSLEPIYLEHVTVLGKVVGLFREF, encoded by the coding sequence ATGAGAGAACTTACAAAAAGACAAGAGGAAATATTCGAATTCATAAAACAAATTGTTCAAACGAAAGGTTATCCACCAAGCGTTCGTGAAATTGGAGAAGCGGTAGGTCTTGCTTCAAGTTCGACTGTACATGGTCATTTGTCACGCTTAGAAGAGAAAGGATATATACGTCGTGATCCTACAAAGCCGAGAGCTATCGAAATCGTAAGTGAATTGATGGGCGAACCGGTCAATATGGAAGAAACGATTTACGTTCCTGTTATTGGTAAAGTAACTGCTGGGACACCGATTACTGCTGTTGAAAATGTTGAAGAGTATTATCCGTTACCCGAACACTTCACTTCAACGCACAATGGTCAAATATTCATTTTGAACGTTGTAGGCGACAGTATGATTGAAGCTGGTATTTTAGATGGCGACAAAGTAATCGTACGAAGCCAATCTATTGCTGAAAATGGCGATATTATTGTTGCGATGACTGAAGATGATGAAGCTACAGTTAAGCGATTTTATAAAGAGAAAAATCGCTATCGCTTACAACCCGAAAATAGTAGCTTAGAACCTATTTATTTGGAGCACGTTACTGTATTAGGTAAAGTAGTAGGTTTATTTAGAGAATTTTAA
- a CDS encoding sucrose-specific PTS transporter subunit IIBC: protein MNDKKIAESVIQAVGGKENIQSLAHCATRLRIMVKDKEKVDQAQVEDIEKVKGAFYNSGQFQIIFGTGTVNKIYNEITTLGIEGSSKSEVKSVSAKQGNAFQRAIRVFGDVFVPIIPVLVATGLFMGLRGVVMNDQILSWMGMTAKDIPQNFILFTQILTDTAFAFLPALVAWSAFKVFGGSPVLGIVLGLMLVNPALPNAYQVGDGSVEAIKFFNFIPIVGYQGSVLPAFFVGLIGAKFEQALRKRIPDAIDLIVTPFLVLLVMVTLGLFVIGPVFHSIETIILSGTEWVLALPFGIAGLLIGFFQQIIVVTGVHHIFNFMEIQLLEKFHYNAFNPIISAAMTAQAAAAVAVGLKTKKAKLKALAIPSAFSALLGITEPAIFGVNLRYFKPFICGLIGGAVGGFFAAIFQLKASGMAITVLPGILLFLKDIGQLPFYILVLVISFVTAFVLTWFFGYSDKLAEEIKEA from the coding sequence GTGAATGATAAAAAAATAGCAGAGTCAGTGATTCAAGCCGTAGGAGGAAAGGAAAACATACAGTCGTTGGCACATTGTGCCACACGATTGAGAATTATGGTCAAAGATAAAGAGAAAGTAGACCAAGCACAAGTCGAAGATATTGAAAAAGTTAAAGGTGCTTTTTACAACTCAGGCCAATTTCAAATTATTTTTGGAACAGGAACGGTAAACAAAATTTACAATGAGATAACGACATTAGGAATAGAAGGTAGTTCAAAATCAGAAGTCAAATCAGTAAGTGCTAAACAAGGAAATGCTTTTCAACGTGCCATTCGTGTGTTTGGCGATGTGTTCGTGCCAATTATTCCGGTATTAGTTGCGACAGGATTATTTATGGGGTTGCGCGGTGTGGTGATGAACGATCAAATTTTAAGTTGGATGGGAATGACGGCTAAAGATATTCCTCAAAACTTCATTTTGTTTACACAAATACTCACAGATACTGCTTTTGCTTTTTTACCAGCATTAGTTGCTTGGAGTGCTTTTAAAGTATTTGGTGGCAGTCCTGTTCTTGGTATCGTATTAGGTTTGATGTTAGTGAACCCAGCATTACCTAATGCGTATCAAGTAGGTGACGGTTCAGTAGAAGCTATCAAGTTCTTTAATTTTATTCCGATTGTAGGTTACCAAGGATCGGTCCTACCAGCATTCTTTGTGGGGCTTATTGGTGCTAAATTTGAACAAGCGCTAAGGAAACGTATTCCTGATGCGATAGATTTAATTGTGACACCTTTCTTAGTATTACTTGTCATGGTTACTTTAGGGTTATTTGTAATTGGACCTGTTTTCCATTCTATTGAGACAATTATTTTATCAGGCACTGAATGGGTACTTGCTTTACCATTTGGTATTGCTGGATTGTTGATTGGATTTTTCCAACAAATTATCGTTGTCACAGGGGTACATCACATTTTCAATTTTATGGAAATTCAATTGCTAGAGAAGTTCCATTATAATGCATTTAATCCGATTATCTCAGCAGCTATGACAGCCCAAGCCGCAGCGGCGGTTGCAGTGGGACTTAAAACAAAGAAAGCGAAATTAAAAGCGCTTGCTATACCTTCTGCTTTTTCAGCATTACTCGGTATTACGGAACCAGCCATTTTTGGTGTGAATTTACGTTACTTTAAACCTTTTATTTGTGGTCTGATCGGTGGTGCAGTAGGTGGCTTCTTTGCGGCTATTTTCCAATTGAAAGCTTCAGGTATGGCTATTACTGTTTTACCTGGTATTTTACTATTTTTGAAAGATATCGGACAGTTACCATTTTATATTTTAGTATTGGTTATTTCATTTGTAACGGCTTTTGTATTGACGTGGTTTTTTGGTTACAGTGATAAATTGGCAGAAGAAATTAAGGAAGCGTAG
- a CDS encoding carbohydrate kinase family protein — MNKLYAVGEALIDFIPSDRDINLKDVTQFSPQVGGAPANVASCVAKLGGNAAMITQVGNDAFGEKIIDKLGIIGVDTQYLKQTSKANTALAFVSLTAEGERDFAFYRKPSADMLLEACEIRNIVLDTTDILHFCSVDLVDYPIKEVHRVLIDKMLKVNGTVVFDPNLRFPLWKDLDALHNTVLEFVPKAHIVKISDEELAFITRIKNKEAAIASLFKGNVEAVIYTEGKAGASLYTKEGLIAQASGFEVDALDATGAGDAFIGAINYQLLKYGKNKLFEDSYQCLKFANAVGALTTMVYGAIDSLPTEQQVLTFIRGENE; from the coding sequence ATGAATAAATTATATGCAGTTGGAGAAGCATTGATTGATTTTATCCCTAGCGATCGAGATATTAATTTAAAAGATGTAACGCAATTTTCTCCACAAGTGGGTGGCGCACCTGCTAATGTGGCAAGTTGTGTTGCAAAACTTGGTGGTAACGCTGCAATGATTACACAAGTGGGTAATGATGCATTTGGAGAGAAAATTATAGATAAACTTGGTATTATTGGTGTTGACACGCAGTATTTAAAACAGACCTCTAAAGCTAATACTGCTTTGGCTTTTGTTAGTTTAACAGCAGAGGGTGAACGAGATTTTGCATTTTATCGTAAACCTTCAGCTGATATGTTGTTAGAAGCTTGCGAAATAAGGAATATCGTATTGGATACGACAGACATTTTACATTTTTGTTCAGTTGATTTAGTAGATTATCCCATAAAAGAGGTACATCGAGTGTTAATTGACAAAATGTTAAAAGTGAATGGCACAGTAGTTTTTGATCCGAACTTACGTTTTCCACTTTGGAAAGATTTAGATGCATTACATAATACGGTATTGGAATTTGTTCCCAAAGCGCATATTGTCAAAATTTCAGATGAAGAATTAGCATTTATAACACGTATTAAAAATAAAGAAGCGGCAATAGCATCATTATTTAAAGGAAATGTTGAAGCTGTCATCTATACGGAAGGCAAAGCTGGCGCTTCTTTGTATACTAAAGAGGGATTAATTGCACAAGCATCAGGTTTTGAAGTCGATGCTTTAGATGCAACAGGTGCAGGAGATGCTTTTATAGGAGCCATTAATTATCAATTGTTAAAGTATGGAAAAAACAAGCTTTTTGAAGATAGTTATCAATGCTTAAAATTTGCGAACGCAGTTGGTGCATTAACGACAATGGTTTACGGAGCAATTGACAGCTTGCCAACTGAACAACAAGTGCTAACGTTTATAAGAGGTGAAAATGAGTGA
- a CDS encoding LacI family DNA-binding transcriptional regulator, whose translation MNISDIAKMAKVSKSTVSRYLNGGSVSQKTKDKIDKIVQATGYSPNQFAQSLKAKRTFMIGAIIPRLDSYATHQILEGAEHYFQDNKYQILIVNTNQSIEQEIEALYTLNKNKVDGILLVATQITEKHIEAIQDIKAPVLLIGQANKHVPSVIQNDFEAGRSVGEVIGQQHFKRIAYLGVGEYDKAVGVDRKKGVLTGLNHYHQTADVYYTTFDLQQATLAASALVSHYDVIICGTDNIALGTLKAAHQQHLQVPKQLSIVGFGGYDTTTIVTPSLATMRFPYKQTGEQAAQNLIRIINGETVERLKVMTFEFIKNASIDFSQSDE comes from the coding sequence ATGAATATTTCAGATATTGCAAAAATGGCAAAAGTTTCAAAAAGTACGGTATCTCGATATTTAAATGGGGGATCTGTAAGTCAGAAAACTAAAGATAAAATAGATAAAATCGTACAAGCTACCGGATACTCACCAAATCAATTTGCACAATCATTAAAAGCGAAGCGCACTTTCATGATAGGCGCAATTATCCCTAGACTCGACTCTTACGCAACACATCAGATTCTTGAAGGCGCAGAGCATTATTTCCAAGACAATAAATATCAAATTCTAATAGTGAATACGAATCAAAGTATAGAGCAAGAAATAGAAGCGTTATATACATTGAATAAAAATAAAGTAGATGGCATTTTATTAGTTGCTACACAAATTACGGAAAAACATATTGAAGCGATTCAAGATATAAAAGCACCTGTACTACTGATTGGTCAAGCAAATAAGCATGTCCCTTCCGTAATACAAAATGATTTTGAAGCAGGGCGTAGTGTTGGTGAAGTGATCGGTCAACAACATTTTAAGCGCATTGCGTATTTAGGTGTAGGCGAATACGATAAAGCAGTTGGCGTTGATAGGAAAAAAGGTGTGTTAACAGGCCTTAATCATTATCATCAAACTGCAGATGTGTATTATACAACTTTTGATTTGCAACAGGCTACATTAGCTGCGAGCGCTTTAGTCTCTCACTATGATGTCATCATTTGTGGGACAGATAACATTGCGTTAGGTACGTTGAAAGCAGCACATCAACAACATTTACAAGTTCCAAAGCAACTCTCTATAGTCGGTTTTGGTGGTTATGACACGACAACTATTGTTACACCATCTCTTGCGACAATGCGTTTTCCATATAAGCAAACGGGCGAACAGGCTGCGCAAAATTTAATTCGTATTATCAATGGCGAAACAGTAGAACGTCTAAAAGTAATGACTTTTGAATTTATAAAAAATGCGAGTATTGACTTCTCGCAAAGCGATGAGTAA
- a CDS encoding CAP-associated domain-containing protein: MFYIKSFLSFLIVGFVLILVIPIQPTDFMHKITQPVTEKVDQLVEGKSFDTALKTPKQQQFAIYNIQMNMSQKEVEAALGPHSNVLDNEYGTKWYVYHNDFNHFVLVSYIDGKVHGLFSNQNTITSKSGIKYNTPKDVVRHRLGKPLEGIQKGNTLYRQNNEAYDVFEKDNIYTTAFYDIHRKNHLTALLQVSKTMENRLNGQYAAPSKNLANSYEKLDYYLVNATRVQNGLEPLNYSESLANTARKHSKDMAMQQYFEHTNLKGESPFDRIKKDGHHYSTAAENLAYGQQSPIFAHQGLMNSAGHRKNILHPNVTTLGVGVDFNAKKQPYWTENYTG, encoded by the coding sequence TTGTTTTATATCAAGTCATTTTTATCTTTTCTAATTGTTGGTTTTGTATTAATTTTAGTCATTCCTATACAACCTACGGATTTTATGCATAAAATTACTCAACCTGTAACTGAAAAAGTGGATCAATTGGTTGAAGGAAAGTCTTTTGACACAGCACTTAAAACGCCTAAGCAACAACAGTTTGCGATTTACAATATTCAAATGAATATGTCACAAAAAGAAGTGGAAGCAGCACTTGGTCCACATTCTAACGTATTGGACAATGAATATGGTACTAAGTGGTACGTCTATCATAACGACTTTAATCATTTCGTTTTAGTGAGTTATATTGATGGAAAAGTACATGGGTTATTTAGTAACCAAAATACGATAACTTCAAAATCAGGGATTAAATATAATACACCTAAAGATGTGGTACGTCATCGTCTTGGCAAACCTTTAGAAGGCATTCAAAAAGGCAATACCCTTTATCGTCAAAACAATGAAGCGTACGATGTGTTTGAAAAAGATAATATTTATACGACTGCATTTTACGATATACATCGTAAAAATCACTTAACGGCCTTGTTACAAGTGAGCAAAACAATGGAAAACAGATTGAACGGACAATATGCAGCGCCATCAAAAAACTTAGCGAATAGTTATGAAAAATTGGACTATTATTTAGTGAATGCGACGCGTGTTCAAAATGGTTTGGAACCGTTAAATTATTCAGAGTCTCTTGCTAATACTGCACGTAAACACAGCAAAGATATGGCTATGCAACAGTATTTCGAACACACTAATTTGAAAGGTGAGTCACCATTTGATCGCATAAAAAAAGATGGCCACCATTATAGCACTGCGGCTGAAAATCTCGCATATGGTCAACAAAGCCCCATTTTTGCACATCAAGGTTTAATGAATTCAGCAGGACACCGTAAAAATATACTTCACCCTAACGTCACCACGTTGGGTGTAGGTGTAGATTTTAATGCTAAAAAGCAACCTTATTGGACGGAAAATTATACGGGATAA
- the guaC gene encoding GMP reductase — MKIFDYEDVQLIPNKSIVKSRSEIDTSIQFGPRRFKLPVVPANMQTVMNESLAEWFAENDYFYIMHRFDEAARLPFVKKMKDKGLFSSISVGVKAGEFEFVKSLKEAGLSPEYITIDIAHGHSDQVIEMIQHIKKHLPDVFVIAGNVGTPEGVRELENAGADATKVGIGPGRVCITKIKTGFGTGGWQLAAVNHCSKAARKPIIADGGIRTHGDIAKSVRFGASMVMIGSLFAAHDESPGETVELDGKKYKEYFGSASEYQKGERKNVEGKKMFVEHKGSLKDTLVEMQEDLQSSISYAGGKDIGALRKVDYVIVRNSIFNGDRD; from the coding sequence ATGAAAATTTTCGATTATGAAGACGTCCAACTTATACCAAATAAGAGTATTGTAAAAAGTCGATCAGAAATTGATACTTCCATTCAATTTGGACCAAGACGCTTTAAATTACCTGTCGTTCCTGCCAATATGCAAACGGTAATGAATGAGTCATTAGCAGAATGGTTTGCTGAAAATGATTACTTCTATATTATGCATCGTTTTGATGAAGCAGCACGTCTGCCTTTCGTCAAAAAAATGAAAGACAAAGGTTTATTTTCTTCTATTTCGGTTGGTGTGAAAGCCGGAGAGTTTGAATTTGTTAAATCGTTAAAAGAAGCGGGACTTTCACCAGAATATATTACAATTGATATTGCACACGGTCATTCAGATCAAGTCATTGAAATGATTCAACATATTAAAAAACATCTGCCAGACGTTTTCGTTATCGCTGGTAATGTAGGGACGCCTGAGGGTGTTCGTGAACTTGAAAATGCAGGTGCTGATGCTACTAAAGTAGGTATTGGGCCTGGTCGTGTATGCATTACTAAAATCAAAACGGGTTTTGGTACAGGAGGTTGGCAACTCGCTGCAGTTAATCATTGTAGCAAAGCAGCACGCAAACCGATTATTGCGGATGGTGGTATCCGTACACATGGTGATATAGCGAAATCCGTGAGATTTGGGGCTTCGATGGTTATGATTGGTTCATTGTTTGCAGCACATGATGAATCTCCAGGGGAAACAGTTGAATTAGATGGTAAAAAGTATAAAGAATATTTTGGAAGTGCTTCAGAATATCAAAAAGGTGAACGTAAAAATGTAGAAGGTAAAAAAATGTTTGTAGAACATAAAGGTTCGCTAAAAGATACGCTTGTAGAGATGCAAGAAGACTTACAAAGCTCAATTTCATATGCAGGTGGAAAAGACATTGGTGCACTTCGCAAAGTCGATTACGTTATTGTAAGAAATTCAATTTTTAATGGTGATAGAGACTAA
- the rpsN gene encoding 30S ribosomal protein S14 gives MAKKSKIAKEQKREAMVAKYAEIRRELKAKGDYEGLKKLPRDASPTRLTRRCKVTGRPRGVMRKFEMSRIAFREHAHKGQIPGVKKSSW, from the coding sequence ATGGCTAAAAAATCAAAAATTGCCAAAGAGCAAAAGCGTGAAGCAATGGTTGCAAAATACGCGGAAATTAGACGTGAGTTGAAAGCAAAAGGAGATTATGAAGGATTAAAAAAATTACCTAGAGATGCTTCACCTACGCGTTTAACACGTAGATGTAAAGTGACAGGGCGTCCGAGAGGCGTAATGCGTAAATTTGAAATGTCTCGTATTGCTTTCAGAGAACATGCACATAAAGGACAAATTCCTGGCGTTAAGAAATCCAGTTGGTAA
- the rpmG gene encoding 50S ribosomal protein L33: MRVNVTLACTECGDRNYITTKNKRTNPERIEMMKYCPRLNKHTLHRETK, translated from the coding sequence ATGCGCGTTAATGTTACATTAGCATGTACTGAATGTGGTGACCGTAACTACATCACTACGAAAAACAAACGTACGAATCCTGAGCGTATCGAAATGATGAAGTATTGCCCAAGATTAAATAAACATACGTTACACAGAGAAACAAAATAA